The genomic region TCCTACCAGGCAACCCTATAAACTATGGTAAACCATGTATATTATCAAGTATTGAAGCAGTAGCTGCAACACTATATATAACAGGTTTTATTGAAGCATATGAGAAACTATTAGGACTATATAAATGGATGAAAACATTTCATACATTAAATAATGAAGTGTTAGAAGCATATCGCAGAACAAGAAATTATAATGAATTATTGGAAACAATAAAGGATTATTGGGGAGAAAAACCCCCATGCTAACTATCAATTATCCATTTATAAATATCTAAATAAATAATATATTGATGAAAACACTCATAACAGGTGAGAAAAGCCTTGAACATAGAGGATCTAAGTAAGGAGAAAATAGAGGAAATAATAAATGATTATAAGAAAGGATTACCGGTAAAGGAAATAGTTAAGAAACACAACATATACTTAGCTCTCCTCTATGAAATACTTAGAAAATACAACATACCATTAAGGAAAACAGAAAAACAAAAAATGCCAACACATAAGAGGAAAAAG from Staphylothermus marinus F1 harbors:
- a CDS encoding helix-turn-helix domain-containing protein, whose protein sequence is MNIEDLSKEKIEEIINDYKKGLPVKEIVKKHNIYLALLYEILRKYNIPLRKTEKQKMPTHKRKKKSIIKKIVKMYRRGTSIYKISKQLGLPTSTVYYILKRQGLKK